The Streptomyces europaeiscabiei genome window below encodes:
- a CDS encoding YcnI family copper-binding membrane protein: MKASRIAAVGALAGSAVLLLSGPAFAHVSVAAEGTAAKGGYATVNFKVPNERDDATTTELEVNFPTDHPLASAQPEAIPGWKIKVTKAKLDKPVELHGEQIDEAVSKITWTATGDGIAAGFFQKFPVSMGQLPENTDELVFKAIQTYSNKEVVRWIEVPKDGEEEPENPAPVLALSAASEDHHGSSGASTASDESEDADDAKAASNETAAAPADSSDTTARVLGIVGIVIGAAGVAYGVLAGRRRTNV, translated from the coding sequence ATGAAGGCTTCTCGTATCGCCGCCGTCGGCGCCCTCGCCGGTTCGGCCGTCCTCCTCCTTTCCGGCCCCGCGTTCGCGCACGTCAGCGTCGCGGCGGAGGGCACGGCGGCCAAGGGCGGGTACGCGACCGTCAACTTCAAGGTCCCCAACGAGCGCGACGACGCCACGACCACCGAGCTCGAGGTCAACTTCCCGACCGACCACCCGCTCGCCTCGGCCCAGCCGGAGGCCATCCCCGGCTGGAAGATCAAGGTCACCAAGGCCAAGCTCGACAAGCCGGTCGAACTGCACGGCGAGCAGATCGACGAGGCCGTCTCCAAGATCACCTGGACCGCCACCGGCGACGGCATCGCGGCGGGCTTCTTCCAGAAGTTCCCGGTCTCCATGGGCCAGCTCCCCGAGAACACCGACGAACTGGTCTTCAAGGCCATCCAGACGTACTCCAACAAGGAGGTCGTCCGCTGGATCGAGGTGCCGAAGGACGGCGAGGAGGAGCCCGAGAACCCGGCACCCGTGCTCGCGCTGTCGGCCGCCTCCGAGGACCACCACGGCTCGTCCGGCGCCTCCACCGCCTCCGACGAGTCGGAGGACGCCGACGACGCCAAGGCCGCGTCGAACGAGACCGCCGCCGCGCCCGCCGACTCCAGCGACACCACCGCCCGAGTCCTCGGCATCGTCGGCATCGTCATCGGCGCCGCGGGCGTGGCGTACGGCGTCCTGGCCGGCCGCCGGCGCACGAACGTCTGA
- a CDS encoding SCO family protein, which yields MRTNTTKKTFAAGALLVAAVLTLSACGTGDASTTSVAEVSDTGPRKAATVLDQPFTKPDLVLTDTNGKSYDLRKETEGKPTLIYFGYTNCPDVCPLTMNNLAVAKKEVAKKVSKSELANLRLVFVTTDPERDTAAELGKWLKGIDSEIVGLTGDFDDIQAGALKLGISINPPTKDENGKTISEHGTQVIAFSPKTDEGYVLYDDEATVQDYEKDLPKLLKGENP from the coding sequence ATGCGCACGAACACGACGAAGAAGACGTTCGCGGCCGGCGCCCTGCTGGTCGCGGCCGTCCTCACCCTCTCGGCCTGCGGCACGGGCGACGCCTCGACGACATCGGTCGCCGAGGTCTCCGACACCGGCCCGCGGAAGGCCGCCACAGTCCTCGACCAGCCGTTCACCAAGCCGGACCTGGTCCTCACCGACACGAACGGCAAGTCGTACGACCTCCGCAAGGAGACCGAGGGCAAGCCGACGCTGATCTACTTCGGCTATACCAACTGCCCCGACGTCTGCCCGCTGACCATGAACAACCTCGCGGTCGCGAAGAAGGAGGTGGCGAAGAAGGTGTCCAAGTCGGAGCTGGCCAACCTCCGGCTCGTCTTCGTCACCACCGACCCGGAGCGGGACACCGCGGCGGAACTCGGCAAGTGGCTCAAGGGCATCGACTCCGAGATCGTCGGCCTGACCGGCGACTTCGACGACATCCAGGCCGGCGCCCTCAAGCTCGGCATCTCCATCAACCCGCCGACCAAGGACGAGAACGGCAAGACCATCTCCGAGCACGGCACCCAGGTCATCGCGTTCTCGCCGAAGACCGACGAGGGCTATGTGCTGTACGACGACGAGGCCACCGTGCAGGACTACGAGAAGGACCTGCCGAAGCTGCTCAAGGGCGAGAACCCGTGA
- a CDS encoding copper chaperone PCu(A)C has translation MRHRLAGPLLVTTAALVLTGCGSSDSASSAAKLSVKSAYMPQPVTDSLAAGYLVIENDGGAADELTSVTSDIARDVTVHETTGQSMQEVTGLKVPADGELVLKSGGNHLMFENLKRKPKEGETVSLRLNFTKSGAITVEMPVKSATYQPTSGH, from the coding sequence GTGAGGCATCGACTCGCCGGCCCCCTCCTGGTCACCACCGCCGCGCTCGTCCTGACCGGGTGCGGGTCCTCCGACTCCGCCTCGTCCGCCGCGAAGTTGTCCGTGAAGTCCGCCTACATGCCGCAGCCCGTCACGGACTCCCTGGCCGCCGGTTACCTCGTCATCGAGAACGACGGCGGTGCGGCGGACGAGCTGACCTCCGTCACCAGCGACATCGCCCGCGACGTCACTGTCCACGAGACGACCGGGCAGTCGATGCAGGAGGTCACAGGCCTGAAGGTCCCCGCCGACGGCGAACTCGTGCTCAAGAGCGGCGGAAACCACCTGATGTTCGAGAACCTGAAGCGCAAGCCGAAGGAAGGCGAGACGGTGTCCCTGCGGTTGAACTTCACCAAGTCCGGGGCCATCACGGTCGAGATGCCAGTGAAGTCGGCGACGTACCAGCCGACCAGCGGGCACTGA
- a CDS encoding copper resistance CopC/CopD family protein — protein sequence MSRLRPLLLLLFATVGALLAGAVPVSAHAALTGSDPQQGSVVQEAPGQVSLTFSEKVAMSDGAVRVYDPKGKEADTGEVTDLGGNSYAVELHSGLPDGTFTVTYQVVSADSHPVSGAFTFSVGAPSKTTVAVPEQEVGGGVVGGLYGFARYLSYAGFILLVGGAAFVLACWQRGAGVRPVQRLVVSGWLALTTATLAMLLLRGSYTGSGKLGDVFDLDLLGQVLQTKTGAALVSRLLLLAAAALFIAVLFGAYARRDEEAEDDGEAVEVPRARSGPSGDTDTERDSEGDLEEDSKDGSNKGSEEDSEEDSGDEEADDESLRRDLTFGLAIGGGVVSAGLAASWAMAEHASTGIQTGISMPLDILHLLAVAAWLGGLATLLVALFRAPVDAQIETEAVRRFSRVAFGSVLVLTATGIYQSWRQVGTWSALTGTSYGQLLLVKVGLVAVLVGIAWISRRWTAQLAEAPAVAEAEAAVEAEAAVEAEAAVEKEPAATHATGGSARGAGGGSEKVTGEGSERAAQLARQQAAVASAREQRIRNADPGRTGLRRSVLAEAGVAVVLLAVTTVLTATEPGRTVEEAKAANAAVTQEDETSGALALDMSFDTGGKNGKGVARLQIDPARVGANEMHVYVQRPDGKPFDIPEVKVAFTLEAKEIGPLPVVPDRVTTGHWTANGVQIPMAGNWKIEITVRTSEIDQVTVSKNAKIG from the coding sequence TTGAGCCGGTTGAGGCCGTTGCTGTTGCTGTTGTTCGCCACCGTCGGAGCGCTGCTCGCCGGTGCCGTGCCCGTCTCCGCGCACGCCGCGCTGACCGGCAGCGACCCGCAGCAGGGGTCGGTGGTCCAGGAGGCACCGGGCCAGGTGTCGCTCACCTTCTCCGAGAAGGTCGCGATGTCCGACGGCGCGGTGCGCGTGTACGACCCCAAGGGCAAGGAGGCCGACACCGGCGAGGTCACCGACCTGGGCGGCAACAGCTACGCGGTGGAGCTGCACTCGGGCCTGCCCGACGGCACGTTCACCGTCACCTACCAGGTCGTCTCGGCGGACAGCCACCCTGTCTCCGGCGCCTTCACCTTCTCCGTGGGGGCGCCCTCCAAGACGACGGTCGCGGTACCCGAGCAGGAGGTCGGCGGCGGGGTCGTCGGCGGCCTCTACGGGTTCGCGCGCTACCTGTCGTACGCCGGTTTCATCCTGCTGGTCGGCGGCGCGGCCTTCGTGCTGGCCTGCTGGCAGCGCGGTGCCGGGGTACGGCCCGTGCAGCGGCTCGTGGTCTCCGGCTGGCTCGCGCTGACCACCGCCACCCTTGCGATGCTGCTCCTGCGCGGCTCCTACACCGGCTCCGGCAAGCTCGGCGACGTATTCGACCTCGACCTCCTGGGCCAGGTCCTGCAGACGAAGACGGGCGCCGCCCTCGTCTCCCGCCTGCTGCTGCTCGCCGCGGCGGCACTGTTCATCGCGGTCCTGTTCGGGGCGTACGCACGACGGGACGAGGAGGCCGAGGACGACGGAGAGGCCGTGGAGGTTCCTCGGGCTCGTTCGGGCCCTTCCGGGGACACCGACACCGAAAGGGATTCAGAAGGGGACTTGGAGGAGGACTCGAAGGACGGCTCGAACAAGGGCTCCGAAGAGGACTCAGAAGAGGACTCCGGGGACGAAGAGGCCGACGACGAGTCCCTCCGGCGGGACCTCACCTTCGGGCTGGCCATCGGCGGGGGCGTGGTCTCCGCCGGTCTCGCCGCGAGCTGGGCGATGGCCGAGCACGCCTCTACCGGCATCCAGACGGGCATCTCGATGCCCCTCGACATCCTGCACCTGCTGGCGGTCGCCGCCTGGCTGGGCGGCCTGGCGACCCTGCTCGTGGCACTGTTCCGGGCCCCTGTGGACGCACAGATCGAGACCGAGGCCGTACGACGGTTCTCGCGGGTCGCGTTCGGCAGCGTGCTCGTCCTGACCGCGACCGGGATCTACCAGTCGTGGCGCCAGGTCGGCACGTGGTCCGCGCTGACCGGCACCTCGTACGGGCAGCTGCTCCTGGTGAAAGTCGGCCTGGTCGCCGTACTCGTCGGGATCGCGTGGATCTCCCGCCGGTGGACCGCGCAACTGGCGGAAGCACCGGCCGTGGCGGAAGCGGAAGCCGCAGTGGAAGCGGAAGCCGCAGTGGAAGCGGAAGCCGCGGTGGAGAAGGAGCCGGCGGCCACGCACGCCACCGGTGGCTCCGCGCGGGGCGCGGGCGGAGGTTCCGAGAAGGTCACCGGCGAGGGTTCCGAGCGAGCCGCTCAGCTCGCCCGGCAGCAGGCGGCGGTGGCAAGCGCGCGTGAGCAGCGGATACGGAACGCCGATCCGGGCCGAACGGGTCTGCGCCGGTCGGTGCTGGCGGAGGCCGGCGTCGCGGTCGTACTGCTCGCCGTCACGACGGTGCTGACCGCCACCGAACCGGGACGCACGGTGGAGGAGGCCAAGGCGGCCAACGCTGCCGTGACGCAGGAGGACGAGACGTCAGGGGCGTTGGCGCTGGACATGTCGTTCGACACGGGAGGCAAGAACGGCAAGGGCGTGGCCCGGCTGCAGATCGACCCCGCGCGCGTGGGCGCCAACGAGATGCACGTCTACGTCCAGCGCCCCGACGGCAAGCCCTTCGACATCCCCGAGGTGAAGGTCGCCTTCACCCTGGAGGCCAAGGAGATCGGCCCCCTGCCCGTGGTCCCCGACCGCGTCACCACCGGTCACTGGACGGCGAACGGCGTGCAGATCCCCATGGCCGGCAACTGGAAGATCGAGATCACCGTACGGACATCTGAGATCGACCAGGTGACCGTCAGCAAGAACGCGAAGATCGGCTGA
- the efeB gene encoding iron uptake transporter deferrochelatase/peroxidase subunit, whose amino-acid sequence MADQDLVDGDSATPEGTRGGAEPTTAAARGRATTNDAQSPSGPSESRQESNIPPPGGTISRRLLLGTAGATGLALGAVGGAAGYAAGSSSSSSSTEKVAPLSSLGAGEVMFHVKHQPGIITPLQARGHLVAFDLAAGAGHKEAAALLRRWSETARRLMAGEAAAQDDTGIARDAGPSSLTVTFGFGHSFFARTGLEKQRPESLDPLPDFSSDQLDRTRSNGDLWVQIGADDALVAFHALRAIQKDAGRAARVRWQMNGFNRSPGATAHPMTARNLMGQIDGTRNPKPTESDFDERIFVPSSGGSDPAWMANGSYAVVRRIRMLLDDWEHLSVKEQEDVIGRRKSDGAPLSGGTKAIETTAMDLEKTDAQGNLLVPINAHARITRPDQNGGAAMLRRPFSFHDGIDAKGVPDAGLLFVCWQADPLRGFVTVQRKLDRGDALSKFIRHESSGLFAVPGGAAEGEYVGQGLLES is encoded by the coding sequence ATGGCTGACCAGGACCTTGTCGACGGCGACTCCGCCACCCCTGAAGGGACGCGGGGCGGCGCTGAACCCACGACTGCCGCCGCGCGGGGGCGAGCGACCACGAACGACGCGCAGTCGCCGTCCGGCCCTTCGGAGTCGCGGCAGGAGAGCAATATCCCACCCCCCGGTGGAACGATCTCGCGTCGCCTCCTGCTGGGCACCGCCGGCGCAACCGGCCTCGCGCTGGGCGCGGTAGGCGGCGCCGCCGGATACGCGGCCGGATCCTCCTCATCCTCCTCCTCGACCGAGAAGGTCGCCCCTCTGTCCTCCCTCGGCGCCGGGGAGGTGATGTTTCACGTGAAACATCAGCCGGGGATCATCACCCCCCTCCAGGCACGCGGCCACCTCGTCGCGTTCGACCTGGCCGCCGGAGCCGGGCACAAGGAGGCCGCCGCTCTGCTGCGCCGCTGGTCGGAGACGGCCCGGCGGCTGATGGCGGGCGAGGCCGCGGCCCAGGACGACACCGGTATCGCCCGTGACGCGGGACCGTCGTCGTTGACGGTCACCTTCGGTTTCGGGCACAGCTTCTTCGCCCGTACCGGCCTGGAGAAGCAGCGCCCGGAATCCCTGGACCCGCTGCCCGACTTCTCCTCGGACCAGCTCGACAGAACGCGGAGCAACGGCGATCTGTGGGTGCAGATCGGGGCCGACGACGCACTCGTCGCCTTCCACGCCCTGCGCGCGATCCAGAAGGACGCAGGCAGGGCGGCCCGGGTGCGGTGGCAGATGAACGGCTTCAACCGTTCGCCGGGTGCCACGGCCCACCCCATGACGGCCCGCAACCTGATGGGGCAGATCGACGGCACCCGCAACCCGAAGCCGACCGAGTCCGACTTCGACGAGCGGATCTTCGTGCCTTCCTCGGGTGGCTCGGACCCGGCATGGATGGCGAACGGCTCGTATGCCGTCGTACGCCGTATCCGCATGCTCCTCGACGACTGGGAGCACCTCTCGGTCAAGGAGCAGGAGGACGTCATCGGGCGCCGGAAGTCCGACGGCGCGCCGCTGAGCGGGGGCACGAAGGCGATCGAGACGACCGCGATGGACCTGGAGAAAACCGACGCCCAGGGCAATCTCCTCGTCCCGATCAACGCGCACGCCCGTATCACCCGGCCCGACCAGAACGGCGGCGCGGCCATGCTCCGTCGCCCGTTCTCCTTCCACGACGGTATCGACGCGAAGGGTGTCCCCGACGCCGGTCTCCTCTTCGTCTGCTGGCAGGCCGACCCTCTCCGCGGTTTCGTCACCGTGCAACGCAAACTCGACCGCGGCGACGCCCTGTCGAAGTTCATCCGCCACGAGTCGAGCGGCCTCTTCGCGGTGCCGGGAGGCGCGGCGGAGGGGGAGTACGTGGGGCAGGGGTTGTTGGAGAGTTAG
- the pheA gene encoding prephenate dehydratase, whose translation MPASYVYLGPEGTFTEVALRTLPESATRELVPMVSVPAALDAVRNGEAEAAFVPIENSVEGGITTTLDELVAGAPLMIYREVLLSITFALLVRPGTKLSEIKTVTAHPAAQPQVRNWMKANLSPDVVWESAASNADGARLVQEGRYDAAFAGEFAASRYGLEALQTEIHDAENAQTRFVLVGRPARPAAPTGSDKTSVVIWQRDDHPGGLRDLLGEFAVRGVNLMLLQSRPTGEGIGNYCFAIDAEGHISDRRVAEALMGLKRICLQVRFLGSYPRADAATAKIRPTLPGTSDAEFVAAADWVARCQDGRF comes from the coding sequence ATGCCAGCCAGCTACGTGTACCTCGGCCCCGAGGGCACCTTCACCGAGGTCGCCCTGCGCACGCTGCCGGAGTCCGCGACCCGCGAGCTCGTCCCGATGGTGTCCGTCCCCGCCGCGCTCGACGCCGTCCGCAACGGCGAGGCCGAGGCCGCGTTCGTCCCGATCGAGAACTCCGTGGAGGGCGGGATCACGACCACGCTCGACGAGCTGGTCGCCGGCGCCCCGCTGATGATCTACCGCGAGGTGCTCCTCTCGATCACCTTCGCGCTGCTGGTCAGGCCGGGTACCAAGCTCTCGGAGATCAAGACGGTCACCGCGCACCCGGCCGCCCAGCCGCAGGTCCGCAACTGGATGAAGGCCAACCTCTCGCCCGACGTCGTCTGGGAGTCCGCCGCCTCGAACGCCGACGGCGCCCGTCTCGTCCAGGAGGGCCGCTACGACGCCGCCTTCGCCGGTGAGTTCGCGGCCTCGCGGTACGGCCTGGAGGCACTGCAGACCGAGATCCACGACGCGGAGAACGCCCAGACCCGGTTCGTCCTGGTCGGCCGCCCCGCCCGGCCCGCTGCCCCGACGGGCTCCGACAAGACCTCCGTCGTCATCTGGCAGCGCGACGACCACCCCGGCGGACTGCGCGACCTGCTCGGCGAGTTCGCCGTCCGTGGCGTCAACCTCATGCTGCTGCAGTCCCGCCCGACCGGCGAGGGCATCGGCAACTACTGCTTCGCCATCGATGCCGAGGGCCATATCTCCGACCGCCGGGTGGCCGAGGCGCTGATGGGCCTCAAACGGATCTGCCTCCAGGTCCGCTTCCTCGGTTCGTACCCGCGTGCGGATGCAGCCACCGCGAAGATCCGGCCCACTCTGCCGGGCACCTCCGACGCCGAGTTCGTGGCCGCGGCGGACTGGGTGGCGCGCTGCCAGGACGGCCGCTTCTAG
- the serS gene encoding serine--tRNA ligase — protein sequence MIDLRLLREDPDRVRASQRARGEDVALVDSLLSADERRRSSGVRFDELRAEQKSLGRLIPKASADEKAELLKRAEQLKADVKAAEAERDTAATETQELLLQLGNLVHPDVPVGGEEDFVTLETHGEIRDFTAEGFEPKDHLELGTILGAIDTERGAKVSGSRFYFLTGVGALLELALVNAAIAQATAAGFTPMLTPALVRPQSMAGTGFLGQAAQDVYHLDKDDLYLVGTSEVALAAYHMDEIIDADRLPLRYAGFSPCFRREAGSHGKDTRGIFRVHQFDKVEMFSYVAPEDSQAEHQRLLDWEKQWLTSLELPFRVIDVASADLGSSASRKFDCEAWIPTQGKYRELTSTSDCTEFQSRRLQIRVRDGKQVKPLATLNGTLCAVPRTIVAILENHQQADGSVRVPEVLRPYLGGREVLEPVAK from the coding sequence GTGATTGACCTTCGCCTGCTCCGTGAGGACCCCGACCGTGTGCGCGCGTCCCAGCGCGCCCGTGGAGAGGACGTCGCGCTCGTCGACTCCCTCCTGTCCGCCGACGAGCGGCGCAGGTCCTCCGGCGTCCGCTTCGACGAGCTCCGCGCCGAGCAGAAATCGCTCGGCAGGCTGATCCCCAAGGCATCCGCCGACGAGAAGGCCGAACTGCTCAAGCGCGCGGAACAGCTCAAGGCCGACGTCAAGGCCGCCGAAGCCGAGCGCGACACGGCCGCCACCGAGACCCAGGAACTCCTCCTCCAGCTCGGCAACCTCGTCCACCCCGACGTCCCCGTCGGCGGCGAGGAGGACTTCGTCACGCTGGAGACGCACGGCGAGATCCGCGACTTCACAGCCGAAGGCTTCGAGCCGAAAGACCACCTGGAGCTCGGCACGATCCTCGGTGCCATCGACACCGAGCGCGGCGCCAAGGTCTCCGGCTCGCGCTTCTACTTCCTGACGGGCGTCGGCGCCCTCCTCGAACTCGCCCTGGTCAACGCGGCGATCGCCCAGGCCACCGCGGCCGGCTTCACCCCGATGCTGACCCCGGCGCTGGTCCGCCCGCAGTCGATGGCCGGCACGGGCTTCCTCGGCCAGGCCGCCCAGGACGTCTACCACCTCGACAAGGACGACCTGTACCTGGTCGGCACCTCCGAGGTCGCGCTCGCGGCGTACCACATGGACGAGATCATCGACGCCGACCGCCTCCCCCTGCGCTACGCGGGCTTCTCCCCCTGCTTCCGCCGCGAGGCCGGTTCACACGGCAAGGACACCCGGGGCATCTTCCGCGTCCACCAGTTCGACAAGGTCGAGATGTTCTCGTACGTCGCGCCGGAGGACTCCCAGGCCGAGCACCAGCGTCTGCTGGACTGGGAGAAGCAGTGGCTGACGTCGCTCGAACTGCCCTTCCGTGTCATCGACGTCGCCTCCGCCGACCTCGGTTCCTCTGCCTCGCGCAAGTTCGACTGCGAGGCGTGGATCCCGACCCAGGGCAAGTACCGCGAGCTGACCTCGACCTCCGACTGCACGGAGTTCCAGTCGCGCCGTCTACAGATCCGTGTCCGTGACGGCAAGCAGGTCAAGCCTCTGGCCACGCTCAACGGCACACTCTGCGCCGTCCCGCGCACGATCGTGGCGATCCTGGAGAACCACCAGCAGGCCGACGGCTCCGTCCGCGTCCCCGAGGTCCTGCGCCCCTACCTGGGCGGCCGCGAGGTGTTGGAGCCGGTAGCCAAGTGA
- a CDS encoding Cof-type HAD-IIB family hydrolase → MQPSGFPYKLIATDLDGTLLSSDGSVSPRTREALAAATAAGATHIVVTGRAVPWTRHILDDLGYRGLAVCGQGAQVYDAEEHRLLTAVTLDRQLAAVALAKIEAEVGPLHLAASQAGLEGEILVGAGYSLHGTLPTTPLTDVSDLWAAPLNKIYIQHPTLTSDELAEASRQAAGGFVTVAMAGEGIVELLPLGLTKATGLSLAARRLGAKRTDTIAFGDMPNDIPMFTWSAHGVAMANAHADLKAIADEVTSSNQDDGIAEVLERLLS, encoded by the coding sequence GTGCAGCCCTCGGGCTTCCCGTACAAACTGATCGCGACCGATCTCGACGGAACGCTCCTGAGCTCCGACGGCTCTGTCTCTCCACGCACCCGTGAGGCGCTCGCCGCAGCCACCGCGGCGGGCGCCACCCACATCGTCGTCACCGGCCGGGCCGTCCCCTGGACCCGCCACATCCTCGACGACCTCGGCTACCGGGGACTGGCCGTCTGTGGCCAGGGCGCCCAGGTCTACGACGCCGAAGAGCACCGGCTGCTCACGGCCGTCACCCTGGACCGACAGCTCGCCGCCGTGGCCCTCGCCAAGATCGAGGCGGAGGTCGGACCCCTGCACCTGGCCGCCAGCCAGGCGGGTCTGGAGGGCGAAATTCTGGTCGGCGCCGGCTACTCCCTGCACGGCACGCTGCCCACCACTCCGCTCACAGACGTGTCCGACCTCTGGGCAGCTCCGCTGAACAAGATCTACATACAGCACCCCACACTGACCTCCGACGAGCTCGCCGAAGCCTCCCGCCAGGCCGCCGGCGGCTTCGTCACGGTCGCCATGGCCGGCGAGGGCATCGTCGAGCTCCTTCCTCTCGGCCTCACCAAGGCCACCGGTCTCTCCCTTGCCGCCCGCCGCCTCGGCGCGAAGCGCACCGACACCATCGCCTTCGGCGACATGCCCAACGACATCCCGATGTTCACCTGGTCCGCCCACGGCGTAGCCATGGCCAACGCCCACGCCGACCTCAAGGCCATCGCCGACGAAGTGACCTCCTCCAACCAGGACGACGGCATCGCCGAGGTACTGGAACGCCTGCTGAGCTAG
- a CDS encoding SGM_3592 family protein produces MSEPGVRAEAGAGSASEGVWDGTVLDEDFIRSAETAEPSARARMLAARWRRQAPDPQPWRSDEPPAGWFFSKARRRRWRRR; encoded by the coding sequence ATGTCGGAACCAGGCGTCCGGGCCGAGGCGGGTGCCGGGAGCGCGAGCGAGGGCGTCTGGGACGGCACCGTTCTGGACGAGGACTTCATACGGTCCGCCGAGACGGCCGAACCGTCGGCGCGGGCCCGGATGCTCGCGGCGCGCTGGCGGCGACAGGCCCCCGATCCTCAGCCCTGGCGCTCGGACGAGCCGCCGGCCGGGTGGTTCTTCAGCAAGGCGCGACGCCGCAGGTGGCGCCGCCGGTGA
- a CDS encoding ABC transporter permease, with protein sequence MYDPTVARLTYRALLGRRRALILSALPALLIVLSVAVRALSGADDQVAVDLLGGFALATMVPIIGVIAGTGAIGPEIDDGSVVYLLAKPVKRPTIIFTKLIVAIAVTMAFSAVPTLLAGLILNGNGQQIAVAYTVAALVASIAYAAMFLLLGTVTRHAVVFGLVYALVWETLFGSLVDGARTLSVQQWALAVAQRVTDGGLVTSDVGLPTAVVLLTVVTAGATWYAGQKLRTLKLAGEE encoded by the coding sequence ATGTACGACCCCACAGTCGCCCGGCTCACCTACCGGGCTCTGCTCGGCCGCCGTCGGGCCCTCATTCTCAGTGCGCTGCCCGCCCTGCTGATCGTGCTCTCCGTGGCCGTGCGCGCCCTGAGCGGCGCCGACGACCAGGTGGCCGTAGACCTCCTCGGCGGGTTCGCGCTCGCCACGATGGTGCCGATCATCGGCGTCATCGCGGGAACGGGCGCCATCGGACCGGAGATCGATGACGGCTCGGTGGTCTATCTGCTGGCCAAGCCGGTGAAGCGGCCGACGATCATCTTCACCAAGCTGATCGTGGCGATCGCGGTGACCATGGCTTTCTCGGCCGTACCGACACTGCTCGCGGGGCTGATCCTGAACGGCAACGGACAGCAGATCGCGGTCGCCTACACCGTGGCGGCGCTGGTCGCCTCGATCGCGTACGCGGCGATGTTCCTGCTCCTCGGGACGGTCACCCGGCACGCGGTCGTCTTCGGACTCGTGTATGCGCTCGTCTGGGAGACCCTCTTCGGGTCTCTGGTGGACGGGGCACGCACGCTCAGTGTCCAGCAGTGGGCGCTCGCCGTCGCCCAAAGAGTCACCGACGGTGGTCTCGTGACGTCCGACGTGGGGCTGCCGACCGCGGTGGTTCTGCTGACGGTGGTCACGGCGGGCGCGACCTGGTACGCGGGGCAGAAGCTGCGGACGCTGAAGCTGGCCGGCGAGGAGTGA
- a CDS encoding ABC transporter ATP-binding protein, translating to MTTLNIDHVSRWFGNVVAVNDVTMTIGPGVTGLLGPNGAGKSTLINMMGGFLAPSTGSVTLDGTPVWRNEQIYKHIGIVPEREAMYDFLTGREFVVANSELHGFGAKAAQRALATVEMEYAQDRKISTYSKGMRQRVKMASALVHEPSLLLLDEPFNGMDPRQRMQLMDLLRRMGDEGRTVLFSSHILEEVEQLAAHIEVIVAGRHAASGDFRRIRRLMTDRPHRYLVRSSDDRALAAALIADPSTAGIEVDLAEGALRIQAVDFGRFTALLPRVARDHGIRLLTVSPSDESLESVFSYLVAA from the coding sequence GTGACCACGCTCAACATCGACCACGTCTCACGCTGGTTCGGCAACGTGGTGGCGGTCAACGACGTCACGATGACGATCGGCCCCGGTGTCACCGGCCTGCTGGGCCCGAACGGCGCAGGAAAGTCCACCCTCATCAACATGATGGGCGGCTTTCTCGCCCCCTCCACGGGCTCCGTCACACTGGACGGCACGCCGGTGTGGCGCAACGAGCAGATCTACAAGCACATCGGCATCGTCCCCGAGCGCGAGGCGATGTACGACTTCCTTACGGGCCGCGAGTTCGTCGTCGCCAACTCCGAGTTGCACGGCTTCGGGGCGAAGGCCGCCCAGCGGGCGCTCGCCACGGTGGAGATGGAGTACGCGCAGGACCGCAAGATCTCGACGTACTCCAAGGGCATGCGCCAGCGCGTGAAGATGGCGTCCGCGCTGGTCCACGAACCGTCTCTGCTCCTGCTGGACGAGCCGTTCAACGGCATGGACCCGCGCCAGCGCATGCAGCTCATGGACCTTCTGCGGCGTATGGGCGACGAGGGCCGCACGGTGCTGTTCTCGTCCCACATCCTCGAAGAAGTCGAACAGCTGGCGGCCCACATCGAGGTGATTGTCGCCGGACGGCACGCGGCGAGCGGCGACTTCCGGCGCATCCGTCGCCTGATGACCGACCGTCCGCACCGCTATCTTGTGCGCTCCAGCGACGACCGGGCCCTGGCCGCCGCGCTGATCGCCGACCCGTCGACCGCCGGGATCGAAGTGGACCTGGCCGAGGGTGCGTTGCGTATTCAGGCCGTCGACTTCGGCCGGTTCACGGCCCTGTTGCCGAGGGTGGCCCGGGACCACGGCATTCGTCTGCTCACGGTCTCGCCGTCGGACGAGTCCCTCGAGTCCGTCTTCTCGTATCTCGTAGCGGCGTAG